GTCCACACCGGCGTCGACCACGGCCTTGGAGAACTGGGCCGTGCGCTGCGGGGAGAGCGCCGCGGCGGTGACGACACCGGCGTCGCGGACCTCCTTCAGGCGCTGCCCGATCAGCTCCTCATTGATCGGGGCGGCGTAGATCTCCTGCAGACGGCGGGTCGCGGTCTCCTCGTCGAGCTCGGTGATCTCGTCCAGGAGCGGCTGCGGGTCCTCGTAGCGGGTCCACAGCCCTTCGAGGTTGAGGACGCCGAGGCCGCCGAGGCGGCCGATGGCGATCGCCGTCTGCGGGGAGACGACGGAGTCCATGGGGGCGGCCAGGAAGGGCAGCTCGAAGCGGTAGGCGTCGATCTGCCACGCGATCGAGACCTCCTTCGGGTCCCGCGTGCGCCGGCTCGGTACGACGGCGATGTCGTCGAAGGCGTACGCCCTGCGGCCGCGCTTGCCGCGCCCGATCTCGATCTCAGTCACGATGTGTGGCCTTTCCCTCTGCGTCTGCGCCTACCAGTATCCCCGACGCGCGCGCGAAGGGCGGCCCGGGCGATTCCGGGCCGCCCCGGCGGCGGTGTCGGGAGGGGCGCTCAGCGCTTGCTGCTGTAGTTCGGCGCCTCGACGGTCATCTGGATGTCGTGCGGGTGGCTCTCCTTGAGGCCCGCCGACGTGATGCGGACGAACCGGCCGCGGTCCTGGAGCTCGGGCACGGTGCGGCCGCCGACGTAGAACATCGACTGGCGCAGGCCGCCGACCAGCTGGTGGACGACCGCGGAGAGCGGGCCGCGGTAGGGCACCTGGCCCTCGATGCCCTCGGGGACCAGCTTCTCGTCGGAGGCGACGCCCTCCTGGAAGTAGCGGTCCTTGGAGAAGGAACGCTGGTCGCCGCGGGACTGCATGGCGCCCAGCGAGCCCATGCCGCGGTACGACTTGAACTGCTTGCCGTTGATGAACAGCAGCTCGCCCGGCGACTCCTCGCAGCCCGCCAGGAGCGAGCCGAGCATCACCGTGTCGGCGCCCGCGACCAGGGCCTTGGCGATGTCGCCGGAGTACTGGAGGCCGCCGTCGCCGATGACCGGCACGCCGGCCGCCTTGGCGGCGAGGGACGCCTCGTAGATCGCCGTGACCTGCGGGACGCCGATGCCGGCGACGACGCGGGTGGTGCAGATGGAGCCGGGTCCGACACCGACCTTGATCGCGTCGGCGCCCGCGTCGACGAGCGCCTGGGCGCCGTCGCGGGTGGCCACGTTGCCGCCGATGACATCGACGCCGGAGTTCGACTTGATCTTGGCGATCATGTCGCCGACCAGCTTGGAGTGGCCGTGGGCCGTGTCCACCACGATGAAGTCCACACCGGCCTCGATGAGGGCCTGGGCGCGCTCGAACGCGTCGCCCGCGACGCCGACGGCGGCGCCGACGAGGAGGCGGCCCTCCTTGTCCTTCGCGGCGTTCGGGTACTTCTCCGCCTTGACGAAGTCCTTGACGGTGATGAGGCCCTTGAGGATGCCGTCGTCGTCCACGAGCGGCAGCTTCTCGATCTTGTGGCGGCGCAGCAGCTCCATGGCGTCCACGCCGGAGATGCCGACCTTGCCCGTGACCAGCGGCATCGGGGTCATGACCTCGCGCACGCGGCGGGCGCGGTCGGTCTCGAAGGCCATGTCCCGGTTGGTGACGATGCCGAGCAGCTTGCCCGCCGGGTCGGTGACGGGGACGCCGCTGATGCGGAACTTGGCGCAGATCGCGTCGGCCTCGGCGAGCGTGGCGTCGGGGTGGATCGTGATCGGGTCCGTGACCATGCCGGACTCGGAGCGCTTCACCAGGTCCACCTGGTTCGCCTGGTCGGCGATCGACAGGTTCCGGTGGAGGACGCCGACGCCGCCCTGGCGGGCCATGGCGATGGCCATCCGGGACTCGGTCACCTTGTCCATCGCGGCGGACAGCAGCGGGATGTTGACCCGTACGTTGCGCGACAGCTGCGAGGAGGTGTCGATCTGGTCGGGAGCCATGTCCGACGCGCCCGGCAGCAGCAGCACGTCGTCGTAGGTCAGCCCGAGCGCGGCGAATTTCTCGGGCACTCCGTCGACGTTTGCAGTCATGACACCTTCCCCAATGGCCTTGATCGGTGCGGATGTCCATGCTAACGGGCTGCGGGCGTGTCTCATTCCACGAGCAAGATCACCCAGTAGCTTTGTACGTTCACACGTATGACATCCGCCATACGGCTCCACGCCACCGCCGCCCGGATGCCGCTTCCCGGCGGCCCGAACTGCCATGCCCGCGCGGCCCGGCGGCGTCGGCGGTGCGGCCTGGCGTGAGGCCGCGGGGTTCGGCGTGACGCGGTACGGCCCGGCGGGGCGGCGTACGGCCACGGGCACCGGGCCGTGCGGCCACCGGCGCCGCGCGGTGCCCCCGCACCGGTCCGGCGCCGTGCGGCTACTGGCCCGCCAGGGCGCGCAGGCGGCTGAGGGCGCGGTGCTGGGCGACCCGTACGGCTCCGGGGGACATGCCGAGCATCTGGCCGGTCTCCTCGGCGGTCAGGCCGACGGCGACGCGCAGGACGAGCAGCTCCCGCTGGTTCTCCGGGAGGTTGGCGAGCAGGCGCCTGGCCCATTCGGCGTCGTCGCTGAGGAGGGCGCGCTCCTCGGGGCCGAGGGAGTCGTCGGGGCGCTCGGGCATCTCGTCGGAGGGCACGGCGGTCGAGCCGGGGTGCCGCATGGCGGCCCGCTGGAGGTCGGCGACCTTGTGCCCGGCGATGGCGAAGACGAACGCCTCGAACGGGCGGCCCGTGTCCTTGTAACGGGGCAGGGCCATGAGGACGGCGACGCAGACCTCCTGCGCCAGGTCCTCGACGAAGTGGCGGGCGTCACCGGGCAGCCGGTTCAGCCGCGTACGGCAGTAGCGCAGGGCCAGGGGGTGGACGTGGGCGAGGAGGTCGTGCGTGGCCTGTTCGTCGCCCTCCACCGCACGGTGCACGAGTGCTCCGATCGCCCCCGGCCCGGCGGGGGGCGTCGGGGTGGCCGGCGTCTGGTCGTCGCGCATCGGTCCATGGTGCCTTGACCGCGTCCGCTCCGAGGCACCGCGTCCAGCCTTGTGCACCGAAGCGTTATGAGCAGGTGCGCCGGAATCCATCCCCTGCGCCCTCCCCTCCCGCTCGATCGACTCGTCCCCGAGGAACTCCACCCCTCAAGGATGCGGCATCGCGCAGGAAACAGACATCGGGCCTGCGCCGCCCCGCCCGCCACCCGGCGGACGGGGACCGAAACGGCCACGTCAGGGGCCGGAACCGCTACCGGACCAGGCCCCAGCGGAATCCGAGCGCGACGGCGTGGGCGCGGTCTGAGGCGCCCAGCTTCTTGAACAGCCGACGGGCGTGGGTCTTGACCGTGTCCTCGGAGAGGAACAGCTCGCGGCCGATCTCGGCGTTGGACCGGCCGTGGCTCATGCCCTCCAGCACCTGGATCTCGCGGGCCGTGAGTGTCGGCGCGGCGCCCATCTCGGCGGAGCGCAGGCGGCGCGGGGCGAGCCGCCAGGTCGGGTCGGCGAGCGCCTGCGTGACCGTGGCCCGCAGTTCGGCGCGCGAGGCGTCCTTGTGGAGGTAGCCGCGGGCGCCGGCGGCGACGGCGAGCGCGACGCCGTCGAGGTCCTCGGCGACCGTGAGCATGATGATCCGGGCTCCGGGGTCGGCGGAGAGCAGCCGGCGGACGGTTTCCA
This genomic window from Streptomyces thermolilacinus SPC6 contains:
- the guaB gene encoding IMP dehydrogenase produces the protein MTANVDGVPEKFAALGLTYDDVLLLPGASDMAPDQIDTSSQLSRNVRVNIPLLSAAMDKVTESRMAIAMARQGGVGVLHRNLSIADQANQVDLVKRSESGMVTDPITIHPDATLAEADAICAKFRISGVPVTDPAGKLLGIVTNRDMAFETDRARRVREVMTPMPLVTGKVGISGVDAMELLRRHKIEKLPLVDDDGILKGLITVKDFVKAEKYPNAAKDKEGRLLVGAAVGVAGDAFERAQALIEAGVDFIVVDTAHGHSKLVGDMIAKIKSNSGVDVIGGNVATRDGAQALVDAGADAIKVGVGPGSICTTRVVAGIGVPQVTAIYEASLAAKAAGVPVIGDGGLQYSGDIAKALVAGADTVMLGSLLAGCEESPGELLFINGKQFKSYRGMGSLGAMQSRGDQRSFSKDRYFQEGVASDEKLVPEGIEGQVPYRGPLSAVVHQLVGGLRQSMFYVGGRTVPELQDRGRFVRITSAGLKESHPHDIQMTVEAPNYSSKR
- a CDS encoding sigma-70 family RNA polymerase sigma factor; amino-acid sequence: MRDDQTPATPTPPAGPGAIGALVHRAVEGDEQATHDLLAHVHPLALRYCRTRLNRLPGDARHFVEDLAQEVCVAVLMALPRYKDTGRPFEAFVFAIAGHKVADLQRAAMRHPGSTAVPSDEMPERPDDSLGPEERALLSDDAEWARRLLANLPENQRELLVLRVAVGLTAEETGQMLGMSPGAVRVAQHRALSRLRALAGQ
- a CDS encoding response regulator transcription factor; translated protein: MTSVLVCDDSPLAREALRRAVATVPGVERVTTAANGEEVLRRWGADRSDLILMDVRMPGLGGVETVRRLLSADPGARIIMLTVAEDLDGVALAVAAGARGYLHKDASRAELRATVTQALADPTWRLAPRRLRSAEMGAAPTLTAREIQVLEGMSHGRSNAEIGRELFLSEDTVKTHARRLFKKLGASDRAHAVALGFRWGLVR